In Polyangiaceae bacterium, the genomic window GAGCACCAGCTCGTCGAAGGGTGTGTCCACGTCAGCAGCGAAATAGGGCACCTGGTGCTTGGTGCAGAAGCGCTCGATCTCGTCCTTGTACTCGTTCCAGGCACGCTCCATGCGCTCCAGCATCTTCGCCGTGACCGTCACCTCGCGCTCTTCGCCCGTCTCGCAGTCGTAGATGCGCACGTCGCCCTTGAGCGTCGGGTGCGCCTCCGCCGGATCGACGATGTGCAGCACATAGGGCTCGAACTTGTTGTAGCGGAGCACGTTGATGCCCGCCTCGAAGCCGGCCGGGTCGTATAGGTCGCTGATCAGCACGGCCAGGCCGCGGCGTTTGTGCTGCGCCACGAAGGTCTTCAGGCTGTCCGCGAGGCCCGTCTGTCCGTCGCAGTGGATGCGGCGCAGGAAGTCGAAGACCTTGAAGATGCGCCCCTTGCCGCGGGTGGTGGGCATGCGCGCCACGATCTCGTCCGTGGCCGCGACGATGGTCAC contains:
- a CDS encoding DUF58 domain-containing protein, giving the protein MGVLDVFKRAAAPVSRRLGPVSRRFGMQKPEKADLFDDDFQKKLETLAIVSRRVFAGRQRADRRTKKKGSGIEFADHRDYTAGDDFRSVDWNIYQRFGRLLVRLYEEEEDLSIYFIVDTSTSMGFGDGRKFDQARRLAAALAYVGLANLDRVTIVAATDEIVARMPTTRGKGRIFKVFDFLRRIHCDGQTGLADSLKTFVAQHKRRGLAVLISDLYDPAGFEAGINVLRYNKFEPYVLHIVDPAEAHPTLKGDVRIYDCETGEEREVTVTAKMLERMERAWNEYKDEIERFCTKHQVPYFAADVDTPFDELVLRVFRRGGFLR